In the Quercus lobata isolate SW786 chromosome 5, ValleyOak3.0 Primary Assembly, whole genome shotgun sequence genome, one interval contains:
- the LOC115990622 gene encoding serine/threonine-protein phosphatase 7 long form homolog yields the protein MDPHGAIQTLCTRQDKHRSSLLLDANLEGEEVPGVLTCRNRDKGLLEGGVDGLDPRILAYITDGLDGLLRVPHMDIDHALITALVERWRPETHSFHLPHGEMTITLQDMEVIMGVPVDGLPLVESIPSTGSWRDVCRRLLGRIPPNRELRKNRKNTGVLEGASIKAKWLEDQFRDPLPVDAPEALVQKYARFYILELLGGTLFMDKSGERISVRYLQYFDPISNGKKYSWGSAALSWLYRHLCKASEKTTKQIGGALLLVQLWAWARFPHICPVMRHPHQALPPGPLAVRWKGAKITTEHSMHVLHAYRVSLTSLRPNQIVWEPYRNYLLSLPAYCTAGQRIWRSIVPLIHFWVVEGHHPERVLRQFGMKQGIPQDVDTSIELHKITLQELPMHRPFMGR from the exons ATGGACCCACATGGAGCTATACAGACTTTGTGCACGAGGCAGGATAAACATCGTTCAAGTTTGCTTTTGGATGCTAATTTGGAAGGCGAG GAAGTACCAGGTGTATTGACTTGTCGTAACCGAGACAAAGGTCTGCTTGAAGGAGGGGTAGATGGGTTAGATCCACGAATTCTCGCTTATATCACTGATGGGTTAGATGGGCTGCTTCGGGTCCCACATATGGACATTGACCACGCATTGATCACAGCGTTGGTGGAGAGATGGCGGCCGGAGACGCACTCATTTCACTTGCCCCACGGTGAGATGACCATCACACTACAAGATATGGAGGTTATAATGGGGGTACCTGTAGATGGCTTGCCGTTGGTGGAATCTATACCCTCGACGGGTAGTTGGCGTGACGTCTGCAGAAGATTGCTAGGGCGTATACCGCCAAATAGAGAACTTAGAAAGAACAGAAAGAACACCGGAGTGCTGGAAGGGGCGAGCATAAAAGCCAAATGGCTTGAGGATCAGTTTCGCGACCCTCTCCCGGTTGACGCCCCTGAGGCGCTGGTGCAGAAGTATGCTCGTTTTTACATATTGGAGTTGTTAGGTGGTACCCTATTTATGGATAAGTCTGGAGAACGGATCTCAGTTAGGTATTTGCAATATTTCGATCCAATCAGCAATGGAAAGAAGTATAGTTGGGGTAGTGCAGCACTAAGTTGGCTCTATAGACACCTCTGTAAGGCATCAGAGAAGACAACCAAGCAGATTGGGGGTGCACTACTATTGGTGCAGTTGTGGGCGTGGGCGAGGTTTCCCCACATATGTCCTGTGATGAGGCATCCACACCAGGCACTACCTCCAGGTCCACTTGCTGTCAG ATGGAAAGGGGCTAAGATAACAACTGAACATTCGATGCACGTCCTACATGCCTATCGTGTGTCGCTTACTTCACTGCGGCCAAATCAG ATTGTTTGGGAGCCGTACAGAAATTATTTGCTTTCTCTACCCGCATATTGTACGGCAGGCCAACGTATATGGAGGTCTATTGTGCCGCTGATACATTTTTGGGTGGTTGAAGGCCATCATCCCGAACGTGTTCTCCGACAGTTTGGGATGAAGCAAGGCATACCACAAGATGTTGATACTTCAATTGAACTGCACAAGATCACCCTCCAAG AATTGCCAATGCACCGACCTTTCATGGGGAGATGA